In one window of Bdellovibrio bacteriovorus W DNA:
- a CDS encoding BNR repeat-containing glycosyl hydrolase — MERNGAQAIGHKKSLLKRNKRILFYLTLVISLFSISCGYLDGGLSSLAPDAISISSYFKLQNGELVANVRIPASLFKGSLGKVEARFESEGLGRLFYSATSLPEPTITCDRTTNQWVDCAIKSSIPQDKKYTVEIFLDGRLLSAGKKLIVYPAPSVDQSNYYRVAFDEKSELNIRGSGFREGLKISIGDQKCHPMNIISAEEILCGIEPQELNRKSDIKVINLDEQQSVFLNAVHYLDMAPPQIQAIRFPSKKELLKGGDSFVLEWNALDNSDQPIEHSLDYSNDMGVTWMHSTTATGNHVSKNWIVPKVNSKKMKLRIRAKDSSDNEGIYVSEPEFEIDSRAPYLTLLSHGQSIVYRGGAESLVLWTASDENFGQNPITLKYSLDSITWHLIAELPNTGSYLWTMPAINSSKVYLQIFAKDILGQESSYMSPFFSIDSTPPSIELLTLKNGGSILNNSNQRIRWVASDANFGANPIDFFYSADSGVTWKELNSVSLRNTGYYDWNVDLLSGENYRLKIQAKDLAGNIGLDATEVDFKVIEGIPRLTQELIESPLYTGAETSSIQIGGECTLGIAIDIQKDGQAKESINCDQLDWTYTVTESGEYTFTQTNHLGVASVEVVWVKDEYAPVIHELSVNDGAEYLSVPFATLTIKLTDIGSGQSGIKVRYRAVEGSGISCGDFYQDDDWIEHLNEVSHYDVEIPDSEVGALLTKTICVWARDLAGNTSLPSKIEVDFVDVDPPKITEFKVHNTSGDIDYRPGQTVVISWTMSDSVGLHNYPVSLEYTTDAGKSWNLIESSYGGLAGNPTSYTHQYEGFLAPEGVFRIRIRAKNKYNILSTALVSETQSSTPWSVYAGSVDRGAGGGGRSASIYKSGGTRTNHFAVDPITDDLFWSDNVYSGVMRMSSKTGLVTRVLQLGPETNLPANGPLPLAPMIERSYPENSAASDSIVLISFDKKGRLYVLVGDTMRYTRSSEMYQIDFEKNWARRYLGRKDTLETDETQTSPQDFFMLTSDWAFDEDNNLYFFATCPAYVGTPYVAANVQLRILKLSQTESGAAGGFTPIAGNCTRGTPIAEQDAITQPLFSSGDPLFTGITVWDRGDHIYYTSEANGGTTRRIVKGKIKTSILTAGVAGLRYNSKDKRLYFIKKDFKAIHYLDPSKEGSGVILEEYIPASISNGSGCLNDRVSILEHCMIFYGSMAFNKLGSIIFGIGPVDSDIRIGYLNENQKIRIMAGNLPFSGDQQHRLLMKGRFSGIYYKSALEPHQEAFPEGLYFIDRAGIVFGRIGSDGIVNHVAGDQRGDRAVLSDGSDFGPNSGLGSSSNQSGRNFVFNSEGLPWIISQNRLISISEDHKVQARQLGDSQTPSWHAASVNASPSNTISGIRGGLQNLVMKGKATVLFFGLGHRWDQGGTNPLLRALNFELNKITQIMGTAGVAPSPDSQLEGDVSSKSIDGFCIESNCAIQFVENDPTSPGDDEIYIAENERLRVIKKPWTPSESTITTLLTLDTAIDNFILSVSPMDLKPDGKRVYYTKKGELYCYAFDVEFETEDCKNSVLEQVTLGPPVGMAKITKGPNQMTWRTSNHLLISTMEGEIYQYNAAQESP; from the coding sequence ATGGAACGTAATGGTGCGCAGGCGATTGGGCATAAAAAATCTCTGTTAAAAAGAAACAAGCGCATTCTTTTTTATCTAACATTAGTTATTAGTTTGTTTTCGATTTCTTGTGGTTATTTGGATGGGGGACTATCAAGCTTGGCCCCGGATGCGATTTCTATTTCGTCTTACTTTAAGTTACAGAATGGTGAACTTGTGGCGAACGTGCGTATTCCCGCATCCCTTTTCAAAGGTAGTCTGGGAAAAGTTGAAGCGCGCTTTGAGTCGGAAGGACTTGGTCGTCTTTTTTACTCAGCGACAAGTTTACCTGAGCCCACGATTACTTGTGACCGCACGACAAATCAATGGGTGGACTGTGCAATCAAGTCCTCAATTCCCCAAGACAAGAAGTACACTGTAGAGATTTTTCTGGATGGGAGACTACTTTCAGCAGGGAAAAAATTAATAGTTTATCCAGCTCCGTCTGTTGACCAGAGCAACTACTACCGCGTCGCCTTTGATGAAAAAAGCGAATTGAATATTCGCGGGAGTGGATTTCGCGAAGGGCTTAAGATTTCGATTGGAGACCAAAAATGTCATCCGATGAATATCATCTCAGCCGAAGAAATACTTTGTGGCATCGAACCCCAGGAATTGAACAGAAAATCAGATATTAAAGTTATTAATCTTGATGAGCAGCAATCTGTGTTTTTAAATGCTGTTCACTATTTGGACATGGCGCCTCCCCAAATTCAGGCCATTCGATTTCCATCTAAAAAAGAGCTTCTTAAAGGTGGAGATAGTTTTGTTCTCGAGTGGAATGCGCTAGATAATTCAGATCAGCCTATAGAACACAGTTTGGATTATTCAAATGACATGGGGGTAACATGGATGCACTCGACCACTGCTACCGGGAATCATGTAAGTAAGAATTGGATTGTTCCAAAGGTAAACTCGAAAAAAATGAAGTTAAGGATTCGGGCGAAAGACTCCTCTGATAATGAAGGAATTTATGTATCTGAGCCCGAGTTTGAGATTGATTCGCGAGCACCTTATTTAACGTTGCTTTCCCATGGGCAATCCATAGTTTATCGTGGCGGAGCAGAGTCGCTCGTTTTGTGGACAGCCTCTGATGAAAACTTTGGTCAAAATCCGATTACTTTGAAATACTCTTTGGATAGCATTACTTGGCATTTGATCGCAGAACTGCCAAACACAGGAAGTTACCTGTGGACTATGCCGGCTATTAATAGTTCCAAAGTTTATCTACAAATTTTTGCAAAAGATATTTTAGGACAAGAGTCTTCCTACATGTCTCCGTTCTTCTCGATTGATTCTACGCCTCCTTCGATTGAACTTCTTACGCTTAAAAATGGTGGAAGCATTTTGAATAATTCTAATCAGAGAATTCGCTGGGTGGCTTCAGATGCAAACTTTGGAGCAAACCCAATAGACTTTTTCTATTCGGCGGACTCAGGAGTTACCTGGAAGGAACTCAATTCAGTCTCACTTCGCAATACCGGATATTATGATTGGAATGTCGATCTTCTTAGTGGTGAAAACTATCGCCTCAAAATTCAAGCCAAAGATTTAGCGGGAAATATCGGGCTGGATGCGACGGAAGTAGACTTTAAAGTTATAGAAGGAATTCCTCGCCTAACACAAGAGCTTATCGAGTCGCCTCTATACACCGGCGCAGAAACATCAAGCATTCAGATAGGTGGCGAGTGTACGCTCGGTATAGCGATTGATATTCAAAAAGATGGACAGGCAAAAGAAAGTATTAACTGCGATCAGTTAGACTGGACTTACACTGTGACCGAGTCGGGGGAATATACATTTACTCAAACCAATCATTTAGGTGTTGCAAGCGTTGAGGTTGTTTGGGTGAAAGATGAATACGCTCCGGTTATTCATGAATTATCGGTTAATGACGGTGCAGAGTACTTATCCGTTCCTTTCGCAACTTTGACAATAAAGTTAACAGATATAGGCAGTGGACAATCAGGGATAAAAGTTCGCTATAGAGCTGTGGAGGGAAGTGGGATTTCGTGTGGTGACTTTTACCAGGATGATGATTGGATAGAGCATCTAAATGAAGTCAGCCACTATGACGTCGAGATTCCGGATAGCGAAGTCGGTGCCTTGCTAACAAAAACTATTTGTGTCTGGGCGCGGGATTTAGCAGGCAATACCAGTCTGCCTTCCAAAATTGAGGTGGATTTTGTTGACGTGGATCCTCCTAAAATTACTGAATTTAAAGTACATAATACTTCCGGCGATATTGACTATAGACCTGGGCAAACCGTCGTTATTAGTTGGACCATGTCTGACAGTGTAGGGCTCCATAATTATCCCGTTTCCCTAGAATATACGACGGATGCCGGCAAGAGTTGGAATTTGATTGAAAGTTCTTATGGCGGATTAGCTGGGAACCCGACGAGCTATACTCATCAGTATGAAGGCTTCTTGGCCCCCGAGGGGGTGTTCCGAATTCGCATTCGCGCGAAAAATAAATATAATATTTTAAGTACGGCACTAGTTTCTGAAACCCAATCAAGCACTCCATGGTCGGTTTATGCTGGCTCTGTGGATAGAGGAGCAGGTGGGGGCGGAAGAAGCGCAAGTATTTATAAGTCTGGTGGAACAAGAACTAATCACTTTGCGGTTGATCCTATTACCGATGATCTTTTTTGGTCGGACAATGTGTATTCAGGAGTCATGAGGATGTCCTCTAAAACAGGGCTTGTGACTCGGGTCTTGCAGTTGGGGCCAGAAACTAATCTTCCAGCCAACGGGCCCTTACCATTGGCTCCGATGATAGAGAGATCCTATCCAGAAAATTCTGCGGCATCGGATAGCATTGTTTTAATTTCCTTTGATAAAAAAGGAAGGCTTTATGTTTTAGTTGGCGATACCATGAGGTACACGAGGTCATCCGAAATGTACCAGATTGATTTCGAAAAGAATTGGGCGCGTAGATATCTTGGTCGTAAAGACACTCTAGAGACTGATGAAACTCAAACTTCACCACAAGACTTTTTTATGCTCACGTCGGATTGGGCTTTCGATGAGGATAATAACCTTTACTTTTTTGCTACTTGCCCTGCCTATGTAGGAACACCTTATGTTGCTGCGAACGTACAGTTGCGCATTTTAAAGCTATCTCAAACAGAAAGTGGCGCCGCTGGTGGTTTTACACCCATCGCTGGTAATTGTACTCGAGGAACTCCGATTGCAGAACAAGACGCAATAACTCAACCGTTGTTCAGCTCAGGAGACCCGCTATTTACAGGGATTACGGTTTGGGATCGGGGAGACCATATCTATTATACTTCCGAGGCGAATGGTGGAACTACTCGCCGAATTGTAAAAGGAAAAATTAAAACCAGTATTCTCACGGCCGGTGTGGCTGGCTTACGTTATAATTCAAAAGACAAGCGACTATATTTTATAAAGAAAGATTTTAAAGCGATTCATTATCTCGATCCTTCCAAAGAAGGCAGTGGTGTAATACTTGAAGAATATATTCCAGCATCAATATCGAATGGCAGTGGCTGTCTGAATGATCGAGTATCAATTCTTGAGCACTGTATGATCTTTTATGGATCCATGGCCTTCAATAAGCTAGGCAGTATCATTTTTGGCATTGGCCCTGTGGACAGCGATATTAGGATTGGATATTTGAACGAAAATCAGAAAATAAGAATTATGGCGGGCAATCTTCCTTTTTCTGGAGATCAGCAGCATCGCCTACTTATGAAGGGAAGATTCTCAGGGATTTACTATAAGTCAGCCTTGGAGCCCCATCAGGAGGCCTTTCCTGAAGGACTCTACTTTATCGACAGGGCAGGAATTGTTTTCGGCCGAATTGGGTCTGATGGAATTGTTAATCACGTTGCGGGAGATCAGCGGGGTGATAGAGCCGTACTTTCTGACGGATCTGACTTCGGCCCGAACTCCGGATTGGGGAGTTCAAGCAATCAATCTGGAAGAAATTTTGTTTTCAATTCGGAAGGACTTCCATGGATTATTTCACAAAATCGCTTAATTAGTATTTCTGAGGATCATAAAGTACAAGCGAGACAACTTGGGGATAGTCAGACCCCGAGTTGGCACGCAGCTAGTGTAAATGCGTCCCCATCGAACACAATTTCCGGCATTCGGGGAGGATTGCAAAACCTTGTTATGAAGGGGAAGGCGACGGTGTTGTTTTTTGGTCTTGGGCATCGATGGGATCAAGGTGGTACGAATCCGTTATTAAGGGCTTTGAACTTTGAATTGAATAAGATCACGCAAATAATGGGCACAGCGGGGGTAGCGCCCTCTCCAGATAGTCAGCTTGAAGGGGATGTCTCTTCAAAAAGCATCGATGGATTTTGTATTGAATCTAATTGTGCGATTCAGTTTGTAGAGAACGATCCGACCTCACCAGGGGATGATGAAATATACATTGCAGAGAATGAGCGCTTAAGAGTTATAAAAAAACCTTGGACCCCTTCAGAGTCCACAATCACGACCCTTCTGACGCTGGATACTGCCATCGACAACTTTATTTTAAGTGTGAGCCCTATGGATTTAAAACCTGATGGGAAGCGGGTTTACTATACAAAAAAAGGTGAGCTGTACTGTTATGCATTTGATGTCGAATTTGAGACAGAAGATTGTAAAAACAGTGTACTTGAGCAAGTGACACTTGGGCCGCCAGTCGGAATGGCGAAGATAACGAAAGGTCCCAATCAAATGACCTGGAGAACTTCGAATCATCTTTTGATCAGTACGATGGAGGGCGAGATTTATCAGTATAACGCCGCTCAGGAATCTCCCTAG
- a CDS encoding 30S ribosomal protein S20 (COG0268 Ribosomal protein S20): MANHKSAAKRARQDVKKTAVNSARKSTVRTAEKKLVKAIEAKDMKALPELLKNFTSQVMKAAKTGAIKKQTAARKVSRLSTRATAAK; encoded by the coding sequence TTGGCAAATCATAAGTCTGCAGCGAAGAGAGCTCGTCAAGATGTTAAGAAAACCGCTGTTAACAGCGCTCGTAAAAGCACTGTAAGAACTGCTGAAAAGAAGTTAGTTAAAGCTATTGAAGCGAAAGATATGAAAGCTCTTCCTGAGTTACTTAAGAATTTCACTTCTCAAGTAATGAAAGCTGCTAAAACTGGCGCGATCAAAAAGCAAACTGCTGCTCGCAAAGTTAGCCGTCTTTCTACACGTGCAACTGCTGCTAAGTAA
- a CDS encoding putative virulence factor (COG0728 Uncharacterized membrane protein, putative virulence factor), whose translation MSRDASGLKGESQNLLKKAILMALSTLTSRILGLFRDMAMAAFFDRAVTDAWTAAFRLPNFFRRVLGEGTFSLSFIPIFKEIEASKGEVAAQNLINAFYTLLLISLGTLTCLAVLFTEPLMAMLVSKTFQSGPSWELCLRMARIMFVFVFFVSSYSYLMALLHLIGSFALPALAPALFNISMLAFAVMPTTWFSQIGDGLAWGVAVGGLLQALFVVMVLYKKNYLPRWQKNFWNSETRRVVLAGLTVVLGLGYLQLSTLLNLYFGSALEEGALSYIYWADRLLEFPLTLVSVSLGTVMLPTLSSLKSQRKEFENVWQKNVLANVLVSLPASLGLYFLAQPIVAVLFQRGLFTADDTVLTAEVLKIYAISILVLSLGRLLVPVYSSLQKNRLLVLASLLGLLVHWMGALTLKSWGLQGLIVASVSGGFIYTLVLLFGLKGFHVSLFSKQSLKSLLQIIFAGILMSIFLSKDWLEVAKLEEWAALAVRVCVGAGIYILLTMNLFRKIKQS comes from the coding sequence GTGTCTCGGGACGCAAGCGGATTAAAAGGAGAATCTCAAAACCTCCTAAAAAAAGCAATTTTAATGGCCCTAAGTACGTTAACTAGCCGCATTCTGGGTCTTTTTCGCGATATGGCGATGGCAGCTTTCTTTGATCGCGCCGTTACAGACGCGTGGACTGCAGCATTCCGCCTTCCCAATTTTTTTCGTCGTGTTCTGGGTGAAGGAACTTTCTCCCTGAGCTTCATTCCCATCTTTAAAGAGATCGAAGCAAGTAAGGGCGAAGTCGCTGCTCAAAATCTCATCAATGCCTTCTATACTTTGCTTTTAATCTCTCTGGGGACTTTGACCTGTTTGGCCGTTCTTTTTACGGAGCCACTAATGGCGATGTTAGTGTCGAAGACCTTTCAAAGTGGACCTAGCTGGGAACTCTGCCTTCGCATGGCTCGTATCATGTTCGTCTTCGTGTTTTTTGTGAGTTCTTATTCATATCTAATGGCTCTCTTGCATCTAATAGGAAGTTTTGCCCTGCCGGCGTTAGCCCCGGCGCTGTTTAATATCTCTATGCTCGCATTCGCGGTGATGCCCACGACATGGTTTTCGCAAATAGGGGATGGCTTGGCGTGGGGAGTGGCAGTTGGAGGGCTTTTACAGGCGCTCTTCGTGGTTATGGTCTTATATAAAAAGAACTATCTACCACGGTGGCAAAAAAACTTTTGGAACTCAGAGACTCGCCGTGTGGTGCTTGCGGGACTGACAGTCGTTTTAGGATTAGGTTATTTACAGCTATCGACTTTACTGAATCTATACTTTGGAAGTGCCCTAGAAGAAGGAGCCCTTTCTTACATTTACTGGGCAGATCGCCTTTTGGAATTTCCACTGACATTGGTGTCCGTAAGTCTTGGAACAGTCATGCTGCCAACTTTGAGCAGTTTAAAGAGTCAGAGGAAAGAATTTGAAAACGTTTGGCAGAAGAATGTTTTGGCGAATGTTCTGGTTTCTTTGCCAGCAAGTTTGGGGCTTTATTTTTTAGCTCAGCCGATTGTAGCGGTCCTTTTTCAGCGAGGACTTTTTACGGCAGATGATACAGTTCTCACAGCAGAAGTTTTAAAGATCTATGCGATCAGTATATTAGTTTTGTCTCTTGGAAGGCTTTTGGTTCCTGTGTATTCGTCCTTGCAGAAGAACCGTCTTTTAGTTCTAGCAAGCCTTTTGGGTTTGTTGGTTCATTGGATGGGTGCACTGACTTTAAAGAGTTGGGGCTTACAAGGCTTGATCGTCGCCTCGGTGAGTGGGGGATTTATCTACACTCTGGTTTTGCTCTTCGGCCTGAAGGGCTTTCATGTTTCGTTGTTTTCTAAGCAATCACTGAAGTCTCTGCTGCAAATAATTTTTGCGGGTATATTGATGTCGATCTTTTTAAGCAAAGACTGGCTCGAGGTTGCAAAACTAGAAGAGTGGGCTGCGCTCGCGGTGAGGGTTTGTGTCGGGGCGGGGATTTATATCTTACTGACGATGAATCTATTCCGAAAAATCAAGCAGTCGTAA
- a CDS encoding adventurous gliding motility protein U (COG1729 Uncharacterized protein conserved in bacteria) yields the protein MLRAVVLLLAFHLFSIAVFAQKKDTKGLLPEVRMNNSEQDNEKKALSSEVMITRSENRAIESLQAIIKRKKGAPEEADLWYRLAEMYMRRSKSGRFFDLHQDTPLLKLSPFPIPNEKGSEAVKRAVKIYTKIEIEFPKFNQMDSVLFNNAFANQQIGQLKQSEVLYLRLLSKFPKSPLVTDGMLAVGELLYDQTRFKDALEHFLAIEKYPQSRVYSYGMYKAAWSYYNLGESERGIQKLVDVVKKNPPLQAGEAPTNRHNLRREALRDLTIFIGDTYPASKLYSFFDDITTDEEMGQAMIDLAKLYESHSRQKEMNIFLDEYASKRPSGSMIVKSHIMLVDANETLKKRNDVIKHFQIASDLCRRDSAWRTAQQPEDASAICDKELRSTSLDIAKKWWEIWLKNKQNTEFSELTQRLFKLILDNEDPANPDLKSRFAYAELLFQLEKYDEASTQYRMVGDKSTEDKMRHDANYAALYSKEKSIDKKKSTLKEAERKDLATNYLTKHPTGSYATQVKFKLGHIAYEETNYEDAEKWLRPLASLKGKENEETRKKSEDLILDILNIRKDYAGIKDFSKGVLANTTDTTRKTSMNKILEEAHFTEIQEFVKTGDKDKASEKLLAFAKEHQDSKLSQDALWQALSMLYAEGKIFDGAEQSIQFVEKYPSDKRNLDALKEAAKAYAEVGQISKAAETLTKIAEKDSKNRNSHLELAADIYILEKKYKEARSAYNGILNAADSKTLERIYGKLMDSYKQDAKAGDLEKLQNQILAKGIEPYTTQIMIQRAKALLDAGKLSAAFDLALKANGRSVPAETRAEARLIQARILEKELVQQSVKAREDKFAMVLAMKTEKLDKAHTAYFSTLKMSNDPYQQLEAMRGIDRCYGNFVESLQSMPLPASLNAEEQTMLRGEIAKLIAPIQEKKNENEAKLKVLAASKGQSVSTERSYASIRADQTIEPLVQYPSPDKMTAFLPGSLTMEIGKVSQFAGKNAKSCDRTLIMGGKITSAQLAEVAGNCYSFRQFDLLERLGLEAAKNKDTRALGLFYVSVASEAKGFDDKSLWMIESALKLQPEASPYVYQKARLLYKQDGITSAMPFFDKVVDMQMSSTELKTFVGVKAFSEGDYNKSILNLSSLNKDQLYNLNVGILLSEAHAMRGDVEKSLSLIKDLLNVRRENADFLLQQAHLFETYKSSPTLALDSYEKALKSSRQTELRDWLSKKIQYLKTQNKVGQHVISGDL from the coding sequence ATGTTACGCGCAGTGGTATTGCTTCTTGCATTTCATCTGTTTTCAATTGCTGTTTTTGCTCAGAAGAAAGATACAAAAGGCCTTCTTCCTGAAGTTCGTATGAACAACAGCGAGCAAGACAACGAGAAAAAAGCACTTTCAAGTGAAGTGATGATCACCCGCTCTGAAAACAGAGCGATCGAATCACTGCAAGCTATCATTAAAAGAAAAAAGGGAGCTCCTGAAGAAGCAGACCTTTGGTATCGTCTGGCAGAAATGTATATGCGCCGTTCGAAATCAGGTCGTTTCTTCGATCTTCACCAGGACACTCCCCTTTTAAAACTTTCTCCGTTTCCAATTCCTAACGAAAAAGGATCTGAGGCCGTTAAAAGGGCCGTCAAAATTTATACTAAGATTGAAATAGAGTTCCCGAAGTTCAATCAAATGGACTCTGTTCTATTTAACAATGCTTTCGCCAATCAACAGATCGGCCAGCTTAAACAATCTGAAGTTCTTTACCTGCGCTTACTTTCAAAATTTCCAAAGTCTCCACTAGTCACGGACGGTATGCTAGCGGTGGGGGAACTTCTCTACGACCAAACTCGTTTCAAAGATGCTCTTGAGCATTTTTTGGCCATCGAAAAGTATCCACAATCTCGTGTCTATTCTTACGGCATGTACAAAGCTGCTTGGTCTTACTATAACCTTGGAGAAAGTGAGCGCGGCATTCAAAAACTCGTGGATGTTGTTAAGAAGAATCCACCACTTCAAGCGGGTGAGGCTCCGACAAACCGCCACAATCTCCGTCGTGAGGCACTGCGCGACCTGACTATTTTTATTGGCGACACCTACCCAGCAAGCAAACTTTACTCATTCTTTGACGACATCACAACTGACGAAGAGATGGGTCAGGCTATGATTGATCTAGCTAAACTCTATGAATCTCATAGCCGTCAAAAAGAAATGAATATATTTTTAGATGAATATGCGTCTAAGCGCCCATCAGGAAGTATGATTGTGAAGTCTCACATCATGCTTGTTGATGCCAATGAAACTCTTAAAAAGAGAAACGACGTTATTAAACATTTCCAAATCGCCAGCGACCTTTGCCGCCGCGATTCTGCTTGGAGAACCGCTCAACAGCCTGAAGATGCTTCTGCTATCTGTGACAAAGAGCTGCGCTCTACAAGCCTTGATATCGCCAAAAAATGGTGGGAGATCTGGCTTAAGAACAAACAAAACACAGAATTCTCTGAGCTCACTCAAAGACTCTTTAAATTGATTTTAGATAATGAAGATCCAGCAAATCCAGATCTTAAGAGCCGCTTTGCATATGCTGAACTTCTTTTCCAGTTGGAAAAGTATGATGAAGCCAGTACCCAGTACCGCATGGTTGGTGATAAGAGCACAGAAGATAAAATGCGCCATGATGCCAATTACGCCGCTCTATACTCTAAAGAAAAAAGTATTGATAAAAAGAAATCAACTCTTAAAGAAGCTGAGCGTAAAGACCTAGCTACAAACTATTTAACAAAACATCCAACTGGATCTTATGCAACGCAAGTAAAGTTCAAGTTGGGTCATATTGCCTACGAAGAGACAAATTACGAAGACGCTGAAAAATGGTTACGCCCACTGGCTTCTTTAAAAGGAAAAGAAAACGAAGAAACTAGAAAAAAATCCGAGGACTTAATTCTTGATATCCTCAACATCCGCAAAGACTATGCGGGTATTAAAGACTTCTCTAAGGGAGTACTTGCCAATACTACGGATACCACTCGTAAAACGAGCATGAATAAGATCTTAGAAGAAGCTCACTTCACTGAGATTCAAGAGTTCGTAAAAACGGGAGACAAAGATAAGGCTTCTGAAAAACTCTTAGCTTTTGCGAAAGAGCATCAAGACTCAAAACTTTCTCAAGATGCTCTATGGCAGGCTCTCAGTATGCTTTATGCCGAAGGAAAGATCTTCGATGGTGCTGAACAATCAATTCAGTTCGTTGAAAAATATCCTTCTGACAAACGCAACTTGGATGCTTTGAAGGAAGCGGCCAAGGCCTATGCCGAAGTCGGTCAGATTTCTAAAGCTGCCGAGACTTTGACAAAGATTGCTGAAAAGGATTCTAAAAATCGCAACTCTCACCTAGAGCTTGCGGCAGATATTTACATCCTTGAAAAGAAATACAAAGAGGCTCGCTCTGCGTATAACGGAATCTTGAATGCAGCCGACTCAAAGACTCTTGAAAGAATCTATGGCAAGCTGATGGACTCTTATAAGCAAGACGCTAAAGCTGGAGATCTGGAAAAACTCCAGAATCAGATTCTTGCCAAAGGGATCGAGCCTTATACAACTCAGATCATGATCCAAAGAGCCAAAGCACTTTTAGATGCTGGCAAACTTTCAGCAGCCTTTGATTTAGCTCTTAAAGCCAATGGTCGCAGTGTCCCTGCGGAAACTCGTGCCGAAGCCCGCTTGATCCAAGCCCGTATATTAGAGAAAGAGCTTGTGCAACAAAGTGTGAAGGCTCGCGAAGACAAGTTCGCTATGGTGCTAGCTATGAAGACCGAGAAGTTAGATAAGGCTCACACGGCTTACTTCTCAACTTTGAAGATGAGTAACGATCCCTACCAGCAGCTAGAGGCGATGCGTGGAATTGATCGCTGTTACGGAAACTTTGTAGAGAGCTTGCAATCAATGCCTCTTCCGGCAAGTTTGAACGCCGAAGAACAAACCATGCTTCGCGGAGAGATTGCTAAACTCATTGCGCCGATTCAAGAAAAGAAAAATGAGAACGAAGCCAAACTCAAAGTTCTTGCGGCTTCAAAGGGACAATCTGTCTCTACAGAGCGCTCTTATGCGAGCATCCGTGCTGATCAAACTATCGAGCCTTTGGTCCAGTACCCGTCTCCGGATAAAATGACCGCTTTCCTTCCTGGAAGCTTGACGATGGAGATTGGCAAAGTGTCTCAGTTTGCCGGTAAAAATGCGAAATCTTGTGATCGTACTCTGATCATGGGTGGCAAGATCACTTCTGCACAACTAGCGGAAGTTGCAGGAAACTGTTATTCTTTTAGACAGTTTGATTTACTCGAAAGACTGGGACTTGAAGCAGCAAAAAATAAAGATACACGCGCCCTAGGATTGTTCTATGTGAGCGTTGCTTCAGAAGCCAAGGGCTTTGATGATAAATCTTTATGGATGATTGAATCCGCTTTAAAGCTACAGCCAGAAGCTTCTCCTTATGTTTACCAGAAGGCCCGTCTACTTTATAAACAAGATGGGATAACTTCAGCGATGCCGTTCTTCGATAAGGTTGTTGATATGCAAATGTCTTCGACAGAATTGAAAACATTTGTTGGAGTGAAGGCTTTCTCAGAGGGAGATTATAATAAGTCGATTTTAAATTTATCTTCTCTTAACAAAGATCAATTGTATAATTTGAATGTAGGAATTCTTTTAAGTGAAGCGCACGCCATGCGTGGTGATGTAGAAAAATCATTAAGTTTGATCAAAGATTTACTTAATGTTCGCAGAGAAAATGCCGATTTTCTACTACAGCAGGCTCACTTATTTGAGACCTACAAAAGCAGTCCAACGCTAGCGTTAGACTCTTATGAGAAGGCTTTGAAATCTTCTCGGCAGACGGAACTGCGTGATTGGTTAAGTAAAAAAATACAGTATTTGAAAACACAAAACAAAGTCGGTCAGCACGTTATCTCGGGAGACTTGTAG
- a CDS encoding adventurous gliding motility protein S (COG0848 Biopolymer transport protein): MSKRRRYEPPIKQNSTFTLNITSMTDMFTILLVFLLQSYSTAEVQIELEDGLRLPASSSFSNPTEAIKLSLTANALKIDKEKVADLKNADFMASDLEDKDTNFIKPLFEQLDKIAKSEADKPHVKDGKILLQADRNLPYGTLRKVMYTASMAGFPQLKLVTMVGE; encoded by the coding sequence ATGTCAAAAAGACGTCGTTACGAACCTCCTATTAAGCAAAATTCAACATTTACCCTCAATATCACGTCGATGACGGATATGTTTACCATCCTTCTCGTATTCCTTCTTCAGTCGTATTCGACAGCAGAGGTACAAATCGAGTTAGAAGATGGTTTACGCCTTCCGGCTTCTTCATCTTTTTCTAATCCGACAGAAGCGATCAAATTATCGCTTACAGCGAATGCCTTGAAGATTGATAAAGAGAAAGTCGCTGACTTAAAAAATGCAGATTTCATGGCAAGTGATCTTGAGGATAAAGATACAAACTTTATCAAGCCTCTTTTTGAACAGCTTGATAAAATCGCCAAAAGCGAGGCCGACAAGCCTCATGTAAAAGACGGAAAAATTCTTTTACAAGCTGATAGAAACCTTCCCTACGGTACTTTAAGAAAAGTTATGTACACTGCCTCTATGGCCGGTTTCCCTCAGCTTAAGTTAGTCACCATGGTTGGAGAATAA